The proteins below come from a single Poecilia reticulata strain Guanapo linkage group LG5, Guppy_female_1.0+MT, whole genome shotgun sequence genomic window:
- the fkbp5 gene encoding peptidyl-prolyl cis-trans isomerase FKBP5 isoform X1 yields MLLCDALKAAMTTDQFLPMDDKSATAVFAANGIDVTPRKDQGVFKVVRRQGLDGDRPMIGDKVTVHYTGKLLTGKKFDCSWERKEPFCFNVGKGQVLKAWDIGVLSMQRGEVCSLLCKPDYAYGPTGNPDKIPPNSSVVFEMELLNFEGEILTADGGIMRRIKVKGEGYSNPNDGATVDVHLEGRCGDRLFDCRDVSFIVGQGEDKGIPLGVDRAMDKMQRGECCLLYLKPKYGFGNEGKPEYKVGPDKEIVYEVTLKNFKRAKESWEMDLNEKLDLVSGVKTKGNQYFKAGRHHQAVIQYQRIISWLELECGTGMEQHKKIQDYVSTAHLNLALCFLRLKEFSQAVDNCNKVIEHDESNEKALYRRGEARLLRNEYSLAMADFQKVLEVNPFNRAARAQLSSCQSKMKEHQEQEKKIYANMFQKFAERDSKTGRMKRRKDESTRSGMNGEVGIKRRRRSQDCPS; encoded by the exons A TGTTATTGTGTGATGCCCTTAAAGCAGCAATGACCACAGATCAGTTTTTGCCCATGGACGATAAGTCAGCAACAGCTGTCTTTGCTGCGAACGGTATTGACGTAACACCAAGGAAAGATCAGGGAGTTTTCAA GGTTGTGAGGCGTCAGGGACTCGATGGGGACCGGCCAATGATCGGGGACAAAGTGACCGTACACTACACTGGAAAACTGCTTACTGGGAAGAAATTTGATTGCAGTTGGGAACGGAAGGAGCCATTTTGCTTTAATGTAGGAAAAG GACAAGTCCTGAAAGCATGGGACATTGGTGTGCTGTCCATGCAGAGAGGAGAGGTGTGCAGCTTGCTCTGTAAACCAGATTATGCCTACGGACCGACTGGAAATCCAGACAAAATTCCTCCCAACTCTTCAGTAGTGTTTGAG atgGAGCTGCTTAACTTTGAAGGAGAGATACTTACAGCTGATGGCGGCATTATGAGGAGAATAAAGGTCAAAGGGGAAGGTTACAGCAATCCTAACGACGGAGCGACCGTTGATG TGCACCTGGAGGGACGCTGTGGGGACCGGCTGTTCGACTGCAGGGACGTTAGCTTCATTGTTGGTCAAGGTGAAGACAAAGGCATTCCTCTGGGGGTGGACCGAGCGATGGACAAGATGCAGAGAGGAGAATGCTGCTTACTTTACCTTAAACCAAA GTATGGGTTTGGTAATGAAGGCAAACCAGAGTACAAAGTTGGACCAGATAAAGAAATTGTGTATGAAGTTACtctaaaaaactttaaaagg GCTAAAGAATCCTGGGAAATGGACTTGAATGAAAAGCTGGATCTCGTCTCTGGAGTGAAAACTAAAGGGAATCAGTATTTCAAG GCGGGACGGCACCACCAGGCAGTCATCCAGTACCAGCGGATCATTTCCTGGCTGGAGCTGGAGTGCGGTACCGGGATGGAGCAGCATAAGAAGATACAAGACTACGTTTCAACAGCTCACCTCAATTTAGCGCTATGCTTCCTTCGGCTAAAAGAGTTCTCTCAAGCAGTGGACAACTGTAATAAG GTAATTGAGCACGATGAGAGCAACGAGAAGGCTCTGTATCGCCGAGGGGAAGCGCGGCTTCTCCGCAACGAGTACAGCCTGGCCATGGCGGACTTTCAGAAGGTCCTGGAAGTCAACCCCTTTAATCGCGCTGCTCGTGCTCAGCTTTCCAGCTGCCAAAGCAAGATGAAGGAACATCAAGAGCAGGAAAAGAAGATCTACGCCAACATGTTCCAGAAATTTGCGGAGAGGGACTCCAAG ACTGGGAGAATGAAGAGGAGAAAGGACGAGAGCACGCGGAGCGGCATGAACGGCGAAGTGGGCATTAAACGAAGGCGACGAAGTCAGGACTGCCCATCATAG
- the fkbp5 gene encoding peptidyl-prolyl cis-trans isomerase FKBP5 isoform X2, whose product MTTDQFLPMDDKSATAVFAANGIDVTPRKDQGVFKVVRRQGLDGDRPMIGDKVTVHYTGKLLTGKKFDCSWERKEPFCFNVGKGQVLKAWDIGVLSMQRGEVCSLLCKPDYAYGPTGNPDKIPPNSSVVFEMELLNFEGEILTADGGIMRRIKVKGEGYSNPNDGATVDVHLEGRCGDRLFDCRDVSFIVGQGEDKGIPLGVDRAMDKMQRGECCLLYLKPKYGFGNEGKPEYKVGPDKEIVYEVTLKNFKRAKESWEMDLNEKLDLVSGVKTKGNQYFKAGRHHQAVIQYQRIISWLELECGTGMEQHKKIQDYVSTAHLNLALCFLRLKEFSQAVDNCNKVIEHDESNEKALYRRGEARLLRNEYSLAMADFQKVLEVNPFNRAARAQLSSCQSKMKEHQEQEKKIYANMFQKFAERDSKTGRMKRRKDESTRSGMNGEVGIKRRRRSQDCPS is encoded by the exons ATGACCACAGATCAGTTTTTGCCCATGGACGATAAGTCAGCAACAGCTGTCTTTGCTGCGAACGGTATTGACGTAACACCAAGGAAAGATCAGGGAGTTTTCAA GGTTGTGAGGCGTCAGGGACTCGATGGGGACCGGCCAATGATCGGGGACAAAGTGACCGTACACTACACTGGAAAACTGCTTACTGGGAAGAAATTTGATTGCAGTTGGGAACGGAAGGAGCCATTTTGCTTTAATGTAGGAAAAG GACAAGTCCTGAAAGCATGGGACATTGGTGTGCTGTCCATGCAGAGAGGAGAGGTGTGCAGCTTGCTCTGTAAACCAGATTATGCCTACGGACCGACTGGAAATCCAGACAAAATTCCTCCCAACTCTTCAGTAGTGTTTGAG atgGAGCTGCTTAACTTTGAAGGAGAGATACTTACAGCTGATGGCGGCATTATGAGGAGAATAAAGGTCAAAGGGGAAGGTTACAGCAATCCTAACGACGGAGCGACCGTTGATG TGCACCTGGAGGGACGCTGTGGGGACCGGCTGTTCGACTGCAGGGACGTTAGCTTCATTGTTGGTCAAGGTGAAGACAAAGGCATTCCTCTGGGGGTGGACCGAGCGATGGACAAGATGCAGAGAGGAGAATGCTGCTTACTTTACCTTAAACCAAA GTATGGGTTTGGTAATGAAGGCAAACCAGAGTACAAAGTTGGACCAGATAAAGAAATTGTGTATGAAGTTACtctaaaaaactttaaaagg GCTAAAGAATCCTGGGAAATGGACTTGAATGAAAAGCTGGATCTCGTCTCTGGAGTGAAAACTAAAGGGAATCAGTATTTCAAG GCGGGACGGCACCACCAGGCAGTCATCCAGTACCAGCGGATCATTTCCTGGCTGGAGCTGGAGTGCGGTACCGGGATGGAGCAGCATAAGAAGATACAAGACTACGTTTCAACAGCTCACCTCAATTTAGCGCTATGCTTCCTTCGGCTAAAAGAGTTCTCTCAAGCAGTGGACAACTGTAATAAG GTAATTGAGCACGATGAGAGCAACGAGAAGGCTCTGTATCGCCGAGGGGAAGCGCGGCTTCTCCGCAACGAGTACAGCCTGGCCATGGCGGACTTTCAGAAGGTCCTGGAAGTCAACCCCTTTAATCGCGCTGCTCGTGCTCAGCTTTCCAGCTGCCAAAGCAAGATGAAGGAACATCAAGAGCAGGAAAAGAAGATCTACGCCAACATGTTCCAGAAATTTGCGGAGAGGGACTCCAAG ACTGGGAGAATGAAGAGGAGAAAGGACGAGAGCACGCGGAGCGGCATGAACGGCGAAGTGGGCATTAAACGAAGGCGACGAAGTCAGGACTGCCCATCATAG